From Eremothecium sinecaudum strain ATCC 58844 chromosome V, complete sequence, a single genomic window includes:
- the NHP10 gene encoding Nhp10p (Syntenic homolog of Ashbya gossypii AEL005C; Syntenic homolog of Saccharomyces cerevisiae YDL002C (NHP10)), whose amino-acid sequence MGELNDNELTAAIKELTEQNDSLSLAIQRTRLSVKRLRLEYAVLLERLENRINKDPSLHYDEPLPTLASFKANLLMSLPTSRSRKRRAKEKRDPNLPKRPTNAYLLFCEMNKEKIRQEHAASNLDMTKVLPEIWKNMDEEAKKPYYDLYNADRLRYQREMTAYSQTKTVEEPNVDVKNESGNDEEDVDEPEPEVDGDGMDVNDSDVTRLDDGIVDAASSAISSEM is encoded by the coding sequence ATGGGAGAACTGAACGATAACGAACTAACCGCAGCAATAAAGGAGTTGACAGAGCAAAATGATTCTTTATCGCTTGCAATTCAAAGGACTAGACTCTCAGTAAAGAGATTGAGATTAGAGTATGCAGTCCTATTGGAAAGACTCGAAAATCGGATAAATAAGGACCCATCTTTACACTATGATGAACCCCTACCCACACTAGCTTCATTCAAGGCCAACTTGTTAATGTCATTACCTACATCTAGGAGCCGCAAAAGGAGAGCGAAAGAGAAAAGAGATCCTAATTTACCTAAGAGACCAACTAATGCCTATTTACTATTCTGTGAGATgaataaagaaaaaattagaCAAGAGCATGCGGCTAGCAATCTTGATATGACTAAGGTATTGCCTGAGATATGGAAGAATATGGATGAGGAAGCCAAAAAACCATACTACGATCTATATAACGCAGATAGGCTGAGGTACCAGAGGGAAATGACTGCATATTCTCAAACAAAAACGGTTGAGGAACCTAACGTAGATGTCAAAAACGAATCTGGAaatgatgaggaagatgtAGATGAGCCAGAACCTGAAGTAGATGGAGATGGAATGGATGTCAATGACTCTGATGTCACCCGACTTGACGACGGAATAGTTGATGCTGCCTCCAGTGCTATTTCAAGTGAGATGTAA
- the RMD1 gene encoding Rmd1p (Syntenic homolog of Ashbya gossypii AEL004W; Syntenic homolog of Saccharomyces cerevisiae YDL001W (RMD1)) encodes MSEEIQPLLRDEEQHSVYSESCRGIARSDITGKPKMGSSNVAPGPPVNKTTPSVDPSITIPNVDKSATMSSRNRYVPTTPKVATTTTTTTRDANPSVPNITGNKVGPQRTSRTAQKLKLLPDEPFKRGEDGEDDILDREVYSQVNRITDKPARRDAEKLGKSHRHLLPRVTAYCTASSYNMKELVRWLKDCKRTHHTHQKLFDECLYTPFIYTDWRGDKRFEHEDVIRLDDEGGEINVSDKQPDLFIFAYGVVVMWGFTEREEKAFLNDLEKFEKEKLAEEDVQVEEFNYYITQSYQPRIYNDFITLRDGSNYMIKLSISHAAAQSVKISLFEELVDNTIEDTQDIPQEIASSGKVSMSKADIMKSIGELFILRININLHGSILDSPEIMWSEPQLEPIYQATRGYLEINQRVALLNQRLEVVSDLLQMLKEQLGHSHEENLEFIVLLLLAVEVLISVVNIVVDLLADIK; translated from the coding sequence ATGTCGGAAGAGATACAACCGCTATTACGTGATGAAGAACAGCATTCTGTATACTCAGAATCGTGTCGAGGAATAGCAAGAAGCGATATTACTGGGAAACCTAAGATGGGAAGTTCAAATGTTGCTCCAGGTCCTCCAGTAAATAAGACTACCCCCAGTGTTGATCCTTCTATAACCATTCCTAATGTGGATAAATCAGCCACCATGAGTAGTAGAAACAGATATGTTCCAACTACCCCTAAAGTTGctactactactactactactacCAGAGATGCCAACCCCAGCGTACCCAATATTACGGGTAATAAAGTTGGACCTCAAAGAACATCCAGGACCGCTCAGAAACTAAAATTGTTGCCCGATGAACCGTTTAAACGAGGAGAAGACGGTGAAGATGACATTTTAGACAGAGAAGTCTACTCTCAAGTAAATCGTATCACAGATAAGCCTGCTCGGAGGGACGCTGAGAAACTTGGAAAGTCGCATAGGCATCTATTGCCACGAGTGACGGCCTATTGTACCGCTAGCTCTTATAATATGAAAGAACTAGTAAGGTGGCTAAAAGATTGCAAACGTACTCATCATACACATCAAAAGTTATTTGATGAGTGTCTTTATACGCCGTTCATATATACAGATTGGAGAGGGGACAAAAGATTTGAACATGAAGATGTTATACGGTTAGATGACGAAGGTGGTGAAATTAATGTTAGTGATAAGCAACCAGATCTATTTATTTTTGCATATGGAGTAGTAGTCATGTGGGGGTTCACAGAGAGAGAAGAGAAAGCATTCCTAAACGATCTTGAGAAATTTGAAAAGGAGAAGTtagcagaagaagatgttCAAGTGGAAGAGTTTAATTACTATATTACACAGAGTTACCAACCTAGAATTTACAACGATTTTATCACACTACGTGACGGCTCAAATTATATGATCAAATTGTCAATATCTCACGCTGCAGCTCAAAGTGTGAAAATCTCATTATTTGAGGAATTAGTTGACAATACTATTGAGGATACCCAAGACATTCCACAAGAAATTGCATCAAGTGGGAAAGTTTCGATGAGTAAAGCTGATATTATGAAAAGTATAGGAGAATTGTTTATCTTGAGAATTAATATAAACTTGCATGGTTCTATTCTAGATTCTCCAGAAATAATGTGGTCTGAACCACAGTTAGAACCGATATATCAGGCTACGAGAGGCTATTTGGAAATAAATCAGCGTGTGGCTTTGCTAAATCAAAGATTAGAGGTTGTAAGTGATTTATTGCAGATGTTGAAAGAACAACTAGGCCATTCTCATGAAGAGAATCTAGAGTTTATCGTTCTCTTATTGCTTGCTGTGGAGGTTCTGATATCGGTAGTGAACATTGTAGTTGACTTACTTGCCGATATCAAATAG
- the HTA2 gene encoding histone H2A (Syntenic homolog of Ashbya gossypii AEL003C; Syntenic homolog of Saccharomyces cerevisiae YBL003C (HTA2)) encodes MSGKGGKAASVAKASQSRSTKAGLTFPVGRVHRLLRKGNYAQRIGSGAPVYLTAVLEYLAAEILELAGNAARDNKKTRIIPRHLQLAIRNDDELNKLLGNVTIAQGGVLPNIHANLLPKKSAKATKSSQEL; translated from the coding sequence ATGTCAGGAAAAGGTGGTAAAGCTGCTTCTGTTGCTAAAGCGTCTCAGTCAAGATCTACCAAAGCTGGTTTAACTTTTCCAGTAGGAAGAGTCCATAGATTGCTAAGAAAAGGTAATTACGCACAAAGAATTGGTTCAGGTGCACCAGTTTATCTAACTGCCGTTTTAGAATATTTGGCAGCTGAAATCTTGGAATTAGCAGGAAATGCAGCTAGAGATAATAAGAAGACCAGAATCATCCCTAGACATCTGCAACTAGCTATCAGGAATGATGATGAGCTGAACAAGTTACTAGGAAATGTCACTATTGCACAAGGTGGTGTGTTGCCTAATATTCATGCCAACTTATTGCCAAAGAAGTCTGCTAAGGCTACTAAATCTTCCCAGGAATTGTAA
- the HTB2 gene encoding histone H2B (Syntenic homolog of Ashbya gossypii AEL002W; Syntenic homolog of Saccharomyces cerevisiae YBL002W (HTB2)) has translation MAPKAEKKPASKTTAAKKTTASTDGAKKRSKARKETYSSYIYKVLKQTHPDTGISQKSMSILNSFVNDIFERIASEASKLASYNKKSTISAREIQTAVRLILPGELAKHAVSEGTRAVTKYSSSTQA, from the coding sequence ATGGCACCAAAAGCTGAAAAGAAACCTGCATCGAAAACCACTGCTGCTAAAAAAACCACTGCTTCTACGGATGGCGCTAAGAAAAGGTCTAAAGCCAGAAAGGAGACTTACTCTTCTTACATCTACAAGGTTTTGAAGCAAACACATCCAGATACTGGTATTTCTCAAAAGTCTATGTCTATCTTAAATTCTTTTGTTAATGACATTTTTGAGAGAATCGCTTCAGAGGCTTCAAAATTAGCATCTTATAATAAGAAATCTACTATTTCTGCGAGAGAAATTCAAACTGCTGTTAGATTGATCTTGCCAGGTGAATTAGCGAAGCACGCAGTGTCTGAAGGTACTAGAGCTGTGACTAAATATTCTTCCTCAACACAGGCTTAG
- the NTH1 gene encoding alpha,alpha-trehalase NTH1 (Syntenic homolog of Ashbya gossypii AER001C; Syntenic homolog of Saccharomyces cerevisiae YBR001C (NTH2) and YDR001C (NTH1)), with protein sequence MLQSLQGGASSRRLSISEMNDPYSTPDIYYGPSTDPRKQKTPNKFTRTRTMSIIDNVSNFKLGHNKHGIRRRGSEDDSMMSSSGHRKFFIKDVDRTLENLLETEDTDRNYQITIEDTGPKMISVGTANSNGYRHVQIRGTYMLSNLLQELTIAKNFGRKQVILDEARLNEDPVNRLTRLINTMFWDSLTRRIDYNSIAIIAADTKVDTPGAKVPRVYVPHGCEEQYEFYIECSQLHPSLNLEVKYLPKEITAEHVKSLNENPGLLALAMERHIDPLTGESSLVGYPYAVPGGRFNELYGWDSYLMALGLLECNKTDVARGMVEHFIFEIDNYGKILNANRSYYLCRSQPPFLTDMALKVFDKIGGDQNPAAIDFLKRALLAAVKEYKTVWMAEPRYDKESGLSCYRPDGIGFPPETEADHFDAICRKFAKKYNTIIPEFRKMYDSGQVSEPELDEFFLHDRAVRESGHDTTYRFEGVCAYLGTIDLNSLLYKYEKDIAMIVANYFDDQVVDFSGEKTDSSYWENLAELRKERITKYMWDDETGFFYDYNVVTKKRTDYESATTFWAMWAGLATQEQANSMVLKALPRLEMLGGLVACTEESRGEITIDRPTRQWDYPYGWAPHQIMAWAGLDNYGFTGASRRLAYRWLYLMTKAFVDYNGIVVEKYDVTRGTDPHRVDAEYGNQGADFKGVATEGFGWVNSSYILGLKYMNAYAKRALATCTVPDVFFKSIRADEKARYGLC encoded by the coding sequence ATGTTACAAAGTTTGCAAGGAGGCGCCTCAAGTAGAAGGCTTTCTATAAGCGAGATGAATGATCCTTATTCTACTCCTGACATCTACTATGGCCCGTCTACTGACCCTAGGAAGCAAAAAACACCGAATAAGTTCACTAGAACACGTACTATGAGCATTATCGATAATGTTTCTAACTTTAAGTTGGGTCACAATAAACACGGCATCAGAAGGAGAGGTTCCGAGGATGACTCCATGATGTCAAGTTCAGGGCATAGGAAGTTCTTCATTAAGGATGTGGATAGGACTTTGGAGAACTTGCTAGAGACCGAGGACACTGATCGTAACTATCAAATCACGATAGAGGATACTGGTCCGAAGATGATTAGTGTTGGTACGGCAAATTCTAATGGTTATAGGCATGTTCAGATTCGTGGTACATACATGCTATCTAACCTTTTGCAGGAGTTAACTATAGCTAAGAACTTTGGTCGTAAGCAAGTTATATTGGATGAGGCTCGGTTGAACGAGGATCCCGTTAACAGGTTGACTAGACTTATCAACACTATGTTTTGGGATTCTTTGACGCGGCGTATTGACTACAATAGTATCGCTATTATAGCTGCAGATACTAAGGTTGATACACCAGGTGCTAAAGTACCACGTGTATATGTTCCCCATGGCTGTGAGGAACAGTACGAATTTTATATTGAATGTTCTCAGTTGCATCCAAGCTTGAACTTGGAGGTGAAATATTTGCCTAAGGAAATCACGGCAGAGCATGTGAAGTCCTTAAATGAAAACCCTGGTTTGCTTGCCTTAGCTATGGAACGCCATATTGATCCTCTGACTGGCGAAAGTAGCCTTGTTGGATATCCATATGCTGTTCCAGGGGGTAGGTTTAACGAGTTGTATGGTTGGGACTCTTATTTGATGGCGTTGGGTTTACTTGAATGTAATAAAACTGATGTTGCTCGTGGTATGGTTGAGCACTTCATTTTTGAAATTGATAACTACGGAAAGATTTTGAACGCCAACCGTAGTTACTATTTATGTAGGTCACAACCGCCATTTTTGACGGATATGGCCTTAAAAGTGTTTGATAAAATAGGTGGAGACCAAAATCCAGCCGCTATTGATTTCTTGAAGCGGGCTTTACTTGCTGCTGTCAAAGAGTATAAAACGGTATGGATGGCTGAGCCAAGATACGATAAAGAATCTGGATTGTCATGTTATCGTCCTGACGGTATTGGTTTTCCACCGGAGACTGAAGCTGATCATTTTGATGCAATTTGTAGGAAATTTGCAAAGAAGTACAACACCATAATTCCAGAATTTCGCAAAATGTATGACTCAGGACAGGTTAGTGAACCAGAATTGGATGAGTTTTTTTTACATGATCGTGCTGTCAGGGAAAGTGGACATGACACCACTTATAGATTTGAAGGTGTCTGTGCATATTTGGGCACCATTGATTTGAATTCTTTACTATACAAATATGAAAAGGATATTGCAATGATTGTTGCCAATTACTTTGATGATCAAGTTGTGGATTTCTCAGGTGAGAAAACAGACTCTTCTTATTGGGAAAATCTTGCGGAATTACGGAAAGAACGGATAACTAAATACATGTGGGATGATGAAACTGGATTCTTCTACGACTACAACGTTGTCACAAAAAAAAGGACAGACTACGAGTCTGCGACAACATTTTGGGCAATGTGGGCAGGTCTTGCTACACAAGAGCAGGCTAACAGTATGGTTTTGAAAGCATTGCCTAGGTTGGAGATGTTAGGGGGGTTAGTAGCCTGTACAGAAGAATCTAGAGGTGAAATTACAATTGATAGGCCAACTAGACAATGGGATTATCCTTATGGATGGGCCCCACATCAAATAATGGCATGGGCTGGCTTAGATAATTATGGTTTTACAGGTGCTTCTAGGAGGTTGGCCTACAGATGGTTATATTTAATGACAAAAGCATTTGTGGATTATAATGGTATCGTAGTTGAGAAATATGACGTTACCAGAGGAACAGATCCCCACCGGGTGGATGCAGAGTATGGAAACCAAGGAGCTGATTTTAAGGGTGTTGCTACAGAAGGCTTTGGCTGGGTTAATTCAAGTTACATATTGGGATTGAAGTACATGAATGCGTATGCCAAGCGCGCTTTAGCTACATGTACGGTACCTGATGTGTTCTTCAAAAGTATAAGAGCGGATGAAAAAGCAAGATACGGTCTCTGTTAA
- the YRB1 gene encoding Ran GTPase-binding protein YRB1 (Syntenic homolog of Ashbya gossypii AER002W; Syntenic homolog of Saccharomyces cerevisiae YDR002W (YRB1)), translating into MSEETKSAANKVEDSTVKPPTASVFSMFGGKKPETAKKEEEKDSGKDSVEPKKEGAEEDAPESPDVHFEPVVTLEKVEVKTMEENEETLFKVRAKLFRFDGEAKEWKERGTGDVKFLQNKDTKKVRLLMRRDKTLKVCANHYISPEYVLKPNVGSDRSWVYSCTADIAEGQAEAFTFAIRFGNKENAEKFKEEFEKAQEINKKN; encoded by the coding sequence ATGTCTGAAGAAACCAAATCAGCTGCTAACAAAGTAGAAGACTCTACTGTTAAACCTCCAACTGCTTCTGTGTTTTCTATGTTTGGTGGCAAGAAGCCAGAAACTGCTaagaaggaagaagaaaaggaCTCCGGCAAGGATAGTGTTGAACCCAAGAAGGAAGGTGCTGAAGAAGATGCTCCAGAATCTCCAGATGTTCACTTTGAACCTGTTGTCACCTTGGAGAAAGTAGAGGTTAAGACAATGGAAGAAAACGAGGAAACATTATTTAAGGTGAGAGCTAAATTGTTCAGATTTGATGGTGAAGCTAAGGAGTGGAAAGAAAGAGGTACTGGTGACGTCAAGTTCTTGCAGAACAAGGACACTAAGAAGGTTAGATTATTGATGAGAAGAGACAAAACACTAAAGGTTTGTGCCAATCACTACATATCACCAGAGTATGTGTTGAAGCCAAATGTTGGCTCCGACAGATCTTGGGTATATTCATGTACCGCTGATATTGCTGAAGGTCAGGCTGAAGCTTTTACTTTTGCTATCAGATTTGGTAACAAGGAGAATGCAGAGAAGTTCAAAGAAGAGTTTGAAAAGGCACAGGAAATCAATAAGAAAAACTAA
- the RER2 gene encoding ditrans,polycis-polyprenyl diphosphate synthase (Syntenic homolog of Ashbya gossypii AER003C; Syntenic homolog of Saccharomyces cerevisiae YBR002C (RER2)): MTSTNSTGQPFYINWLKNTFSRVISSSGKVPKHVAFIMDGNRRFAKRNNMEVREGHMAGFLSMNKVLELCYECGVTTATVFAFSVENFKRSAFEVNSLMELAKDRIKQITNHSDLAEKFGIRVVIVGDKSLLPDDVLQEVKRAEDATRNNNKALLNICIPYSGRGEILDAMKGAISEIEDGSLETPTEIDEDILNQHMCSTGSQSVDLLIRTSKVSRLSDFLIWQVSKKGVVIEFLECLWPEFGPVTMAWILIKFAFRKTYENLADGDYEATDEDRKMK; encoded by the coding sequence ATGACTAGTACTAATAGCACTGGGCAGCCGTTTTACATAAACTGGCTAAAGAATACCTTTTCCCGTGTTATCAGTTCATCGGGTAAAGTACCTAAGCATGTCGCATTTATTATGGATGGTAATCGAAGGTTCGCAAAGAGGAACAACATGGAGGTAAGGGAAGGCCATATGGCCGGATTTTTAAGTATGAATAAGGTGTTGGAGTTATGCTATGAATGTGGTGTGACGACTGCGACTGTTTTCGCCTTCTCAGTGGAAAACTTCAAAAGAAGTGCATTCGAAGTCAATTCCTTAATGGAGCTGGCTAAGGATAGAATTAAGCAGATTACAAATCATAGTGACTTAGCGGAGAAGTTTGGTATTCGAGTTGTGATCGTCGGAGACAAATCATTATTGCCTGACGACGTACTTCAGGAGGTGAAAAGGGCCGAAGATGCCACTAGAAATAATAACAAAGCATTGCTAAATATATGCATTCCATACAGTGGGAGAGGAGAAATTCTCGATGCTATGAAAGGCGCTATATCAGAAATTGAGGATGGCTCTTTAGAAACCCCAACTGAGATCGACGAAGATATACTTAACCAGCATATGTGTAGCACCGGTAGTCAGTCGGTAGATTTGCTGATTAGGACTAGTAAGGTCAGCAGGTTAAGTGATTTCTTGATTTGGCAAGTTTCGAAAAAAGGCGTAGTAATAGAATTTCTAGAATGTTTATGGCCAGAGTTTGGTCCAGTTACAATGGCATGGATATTAATAAAGTTTGCGTTCAGAAAGACTTACGAAAATCTTGCGGATGGGGACTATGAAGCAACAGACGAGGACAGAAAGATGAAATAA
- the COQ1 gene encoding trans-hexaprenyltranstransferase (Syntenic homolog of Ashbya gossypii AER004W; Syntenic homolog of Saccharomyces cerevisiae YBR003W (COQ1)), whose product MQQPKLLISAAKLNKRLMNSRRFKSTFLTALETASQLVKPQSWLKDPLLLVSNEMKTISKDIIKVLGSGHPILNRAANYYFESDGKRIRPMLVLLLSRAISEIPVEKRTRIKIDYKDIEYLSAYKLPNPTIKTSNSFTPLHLLSGINPLSPLTKGTESNNVESDLQRGILPKQRKLAEIIEMIHTASLLHDDVIDQSPMRRGKPSVDVAFSNKMAVLAGDFILARAMISVSRLNNSEITEILANAIGNLVEGEFMQMKNTVFSQADGSNKEGNTKSLADGLNSQSKSDEHMFSNPDGENVSHKTMVETAFEYYLNKTYLKTAALISTSCRAAAILSGAHEDVIEQSYEFGKNLGICFQLVDDMLDYTASEEHLGKPAGADLSLGLATAPALYAWKEEPSLGLLIQRNFSQPGDPQRMIEAVIKYNGVNKTRELAREYRDKALMNLREVLPESDSRAALEFLTNSILTRSK is encoded by the coding sequence ATGCAGCAACCTAAACTACTAATTTCAGCTGCAAAGTTGAATAAAAGACTTATGAATTCCCGTCGATTTAAGTCAACTTTTCTAACGGCTTTAGAAACCGCTAGCCAACTGGTTAAACCCCAATCATGGCTGAAAGACCCCTTGCTACTTGTTTCCAATGAGATGAAAACAATATCAAAAGATATTATAAAAGTATTAGGGTCTGGTCATCCAATTTTAAACAGAGCGGCAAACTACTATTTCGAAAGCGACGGAAAAAGGATAAGACCAATGCTTGTGCTTCTGTTATCAAGAGCTATCTCTGAGATACCTGTCGAAAAGAGAACAAGGATAAAAATTGATTATAAAGACATTGAATACTTGTCTGCCTATAAGTTACCGAACCCTACCATCAAAACATCTAATAGTTTCACTCCGTTGCATCTTTTGAGCGGCATTAATCCTCTTTCACCTTTGACAAAAGGAACTGAGTCAAACAATGTTGAATCTGATTTACAAAGGGGTATTCTACCAAAACAAAGGAAGTTAGCGGAGATTATTGAAATGATTCACACAGCTTCACTACTCCATGATGATGTTATTGATCAATCTCCTATGAGAAGAGGTAAACCATCTGTTGATGTTGCCTTTTCAAATAAAATGGCAGTCTTAGCTGGTGATTTCATATTAGCAAGAGCAATGATTTCTGTTTCGAGGTTGAATAATTCTGAAATTACTGAAATTCTTGCAAATGCTATTGGAAATCTAGTCGAGGGTGAGTTCATGCAGATGAAAAACACAGTCTTCAGTCAAGCTGATGGGTCCAATAAAGAAGGGAATACCAAAAGTCTTGCAGATGGATTAAATAGCCAGTCAAAATCTGATGAACATATGTTTTCCAATCCAGATGGAGAGAATGTTTCGCATAAAACTATGGTTGAAACTGCATTCGAATACTATTTAAACAAAACTTACCTAAAGACTGCGGCATTAATTTCCACTTCATGTAGGGCAGCTGCAATTTTGTCCGGTGCTCATGAAGATGTTATTGAACAAAGTTATGAATTTGGTAAAAACTTGGGTATTTGTTTTCAACTTGTCGATGACATGTTGGATTATACAGCCTCTGAAGAACATTTGGGTAAGCCTGCTGGAGCAGACTTGTCTCTAGGTCTTGCCACAGCACCTGCTTTATATGCATGGAAGGAAGAGCCATCTTTAGGTTTACTGATTCAAAGGAATTTTTCCCAACCAGGCGACCCACAGAGAATGATAGAAGCTGTTATAAAGTACAATGGTGTAAATAAAACGCGTGAATTGGCACGTGAATATCGGGATAAGGCTTTAATGAATTTGCGTGAAGTATTGCCAGAAAGTGATTCTCGTGCAGCATTGGAGTTTTTAACAAATAGTATACTAACGAGATCAAAATAA
- the GPI18 gene encoding GPI-anchor transamidase GPI18 (Syntenic homolog of Ashbya gossypii AER005C; Syntenic homolog of Saccharomyces cerevisiae YBR004C (GPI18)), with product MYSISYIPYTFAMPEIVMKRSIKKITVTFLIVKCIQYILVYLTPTQFDTSTRLFLAKYQSSYNLKWYHKLLSWDSVYFIKIAIHAIENENFDTRLVNPEFEHEWVFSPFAWAAALRYMKAPGLKQLDALIDSLLWRGCILNLVLHYVSVWILYALTLQTFPKNHDLALKTALLFIISSAAGFLIAPYSEPTSFTLSFTGMLLREYALDYNVYGLIALKKNRWVPYLLSSLMFSLATVNRSNCIILGIYYLCDLFKLLRQRNYLVAFWFPIMAGLLMLTTFFYNHYLLPYKAFCSQDSQWCSENRFGIPFPTNLFYSYLQAKYWNVGFLNYWSVNNIPNFIIALPNIVLIWYSTIYFSYQYPLESLRPLVYITRVFLLILVVFVHVQIVNRVFSFIPLHLWYLSDRLIKTKGDAKGDDKLVYYYVHWLIFWVPLQTVLFAAFLPPA from the coding sequence ATGTATAGTATTAGTTACATACCGTATACTTTTGCTATGCCTGAGATTGTTATGAAACGCAGCATTAAAAAGATAACGGTTACTTTTTTGATTGTGAAGTGCATACAATATATTTTAGTATATTTAACGCCGACCCAATTTGACACATCAACGCGCCTATTCTTAGCAAAATACCAATCCTCGTATAATCTTAAGTGGTATCATAAGTTACTCTCGTGGGACTCCGTTTATTTCATCAAGATTGCAATACATGCCATAGAGAATGAAAACTTTGATACTCGTTTAGTTAACCCTGAGTTCGAACATGAATGGGTTTTTTCACCATTTGCTTGGGCTGCAGCATTGAGATACATGAAAGCTCCCGGACTGAAACAATTAGATGCCTTGATTGACAGCCTATTGTGGAGGGGATGTATTTTAAATTTGGTTTTACATTACGTATCTGTTTGGATCCTATACGCGCTAACGTTACAAACGTTTCCAAAAAATCATGACTTAGCGCTTAAAACAGCTTTGCTTTTCATCATTAGCAGTGCAGCGGGCTTTCTGATTGCACCCTATTCCGAACCTACTTCATTTACGCTTTCTTTTACTGGGATGCTTCTACGGGAGTACGCTTTGGACTACAACGTATATGGATTGATTGCACTAAAAAAAAATCGATGGGTACCATATTTGCTTTCTTCTTTAATGTTCTCCCTTGCGACTGTTAATAGGTCTAATTGTATTATACTCGGGATATACTACTTGTGTGATCTCTTTAAGCTACTCAGACAACGCAATTACCTCGTTGCATTCTGGTTTCCGATTATGGCCGGTTTGCTAATGTTGACTACTTTCTTTTATAATCACTATCTTCTTCCTTATAAGGCTTTCTGCTCCCAAGATAGTCAGTGGTGCTCTGAGAATAGATTCGGAATACCGTTTCCTACTAACCTTTTTTATTCATACCTTCAAGCTAAATACTGGAATGTTGGGTTTCTAAACTATTGGTCGGTAAACAATATCCCTAACTTTATCATAGCCCTTCCGAACATTGTTTTAATATGGTACTCCACAATATATTTTTCATACCAATATCCCTTAGAAAGTTTGAGGCCTCTAGTATATATTACTAGAGTGTTTTTGTTAATTCTGGTAGTATTTGTTCATGTTCAAATAGTTAACAGGGTTTTCTCATTTATTCCATTACACCTCTGGTACTTATCTGATAGACTAATAAAAACAAAGGGGGATGCCAAAGGCGACGATAAACTGGTCTACTATTATGTTCATTGGCTCATTTTCTGGGTTCCTTTACAAACAGTTTTATTTGCTGCATTCTTACCCCCGGCATAG
- the RCR1 gene encoding Rcr1p (Syntenic homolog of Ashbya gossypii AER006W; Syntenic homolog of Saccharomyces cerevisiae YBR005W (RCR1) and YDR003W (RCR2)) → MDLATRDEGLYRARWAIFVIWILVILFCIFLINLRRRRRGQLPIIGTAWLAPPSYGQSQRQYNRPADDPTAIPVPEYTAQPNSNVDMGFYDNTGKFHPAEGSVPKPEPVATVNTTYYNQTAGPINNNEPSHNLPQTTVPRQNHV, encoded by the exons ATGG ATTTGGCTACTAGAGATGAAGGCCTGTATAGAGCCCGGTGGGCCATATTTGTTATATGGATACTAGTTATCCTTTTCTGTATTTTCCTGATTAATTTAAGGAGACGAAGACGTGGGCAGCTGCCAATTATAGGGACAGCATGGTTAGCACCTCCGAGCTATGGACAGTCCCAAAGACAATACAATAGACCGGCAGATGATCCGACAGCAATCCCTGTACCAGAATATACTGCGCAGCCAAATTCCAACGTTGATATGGGCTTTTATGACAATACAGGTAAATTCCACCCTGCAGAGGGATCAGTACCCAAACCAGAACCGGTTGCTACTGTAAATACTACTTATTATAATCAAACGGCGGGGCCCATTAATAATAACGAACCATCGCATAATTTGCCTCAGACAACTGTTCCTCGTCAAAATCATGTATAG